The stretch of DNA TCATAAATTGAATGCTTTATGTTATTTGAAAATTTTTAATGCAATATATGCACACGCTTCAGCGTCTGCCAATGCGTGGTGGTGATTGTCAAGTCTAAATCCCAAATATTCCGAAACGGTGTGTAATTGGTGGTTTGGCAAATTTGGAAATTTTTGTCTTGCTTTTCGCAAAGTACAATAAAATTGATAGTTCGGATATTCCATATCGTACTGTGCGTAATTTGCTCTTAAACAGCCTTCATCAAAAGGACTATTGTGTGCAACCAACGGAAAATCTTTAATTTTTTCGGTTATTTTTGCCCAAACATCTGGAAATATTTTTGCGTTTTCTGTGTCCGATTTTGTCAAACCGTGGCAGTCGGTTGCCCAATAGCAGAAAAAATTAGGTTCGGGCTTTACCAACTTGTAAAATTTGTCGGTAATTATGCCGTTTTCTACAATTACAACGCCCACACTACAAATACTTCTGTATTGATTGGCGGTTTCAAAATCTATGGAGACAAATGATTTCATTAAAATTTGTTGTAATTTATTTGTTACATTCTGCTATTAAGCCGATAATATCTTTTTTGTCAAACTCGTCATATTCTTTTGCGAAAAATTC from Chitinispirillales bacterium encodes:
- a CDS encoding 3'-5' exonuclease: MKSFVSIDFETANQYRSICSVGVVIVENGIITDKFYKLVKPEPNFFCYWATDCHGLTKSDTENAKIFPDVWAKITEKIKDFPLVAHNSPFDEGCLRANYAQYDMEYPNYQFYCTLRKARQKFPNLPNHQLHTVSEYLGFRLDNHHHALADAEACAYIALKIFK